gcttctttattctccatcattcgatcttctatatcactaattttctcttctgcctcatttatgctAGCAgtaggagcctccattttttattgtacctcctcaatagcttttgtttatttcaacttgattagattttagttatttccccagaagggatttttatttctccagaaagtgattcTCTAGTATCTCCCATGCTTtcttttcaagcccagctagcatcttgataATCATTATTCCGAACTCTAGTTTTGACATATAATGtacatattgattaggtccctagctatTGGTACtgctccttgttttttttttttttttttttgtggtgaatttttctgcattgtcattttatccagataggAATAgttgaatgagagagaaaaatactaaaagggtagcagtgacctcagaaaaatatacactaactaaatcagaaaagacctgaaaccaAGGAGACaagaaaggggggaaagagaaaaatatatatgtatattaaagtgGTGTATAGAACAGAGACACACACttgattttatgtatattttggtgtgttagaagaaactacctcccaaaattttaaagaaagaaaaacttatatgtacaaaaataaaggtaaacatgatgaagggatcgactatgactgtaaagatgaaactTAAATAAGATTCTAAAAAGGGAATTGATAAgttgtttggaaaaagaaaagaaaaacaaaaaggaccaTGAcagtgaaaacttaaaaaagattttaaaaaagtattgataagataaaataatttaaaaatgttataataagggaatgcctgggtggctcagtggggttaaaatagtttaaaaatgttataataagggagtgcctgggtggctcagtgggttaaagcctctgccttcagctcgggtcatgacctagggtcctgggattgagccccacattgggctctctgctcggcagggtgcctgcttcctcctctctctgcctgcctctctgcctactggtgatctctgtttgtcaaataaataaataaaacatctttaaaaaatgttataataggaaagaggaaaataaaaaaataagaaaaaaaattaaaaagatttaattttgcaagactaaaggatcatgggggaaaaagccatgaattctatgcatttctTTCCCCTAACTGTGGAGTttcacagttctcattgatcggtgAAGTTGGTCTTGACTTGATGTTGTTGCTGATCTCCGCAGGGAGAGGCCTGttgcttttaaatgtattttcctgaggtacaattgcaccacccttgccaggggccaggctaagcagTCTGCTTGGTTTTGtgctcgggagcttttgttccctgaactctTTCGTAGAGCTCTGGAGAATGGGGATGAAAATGgaagcctcccagtctccagcccagaggagacaagagcttggggccccactcctcagagaAAAGAGGTCAGTCATTCCCAGTCTCCCTGGTTTCCAGCTGTTctccgagctcacctggcctgtgaccaattgtttctatttctggtgcacagccccatttggagtctccaaacctagcagattaCTGCCTCactcctgtgctgctcctccctgGAATTCTCCCTGGGGAGGAAGATGAGTCTCCCGGGTTCGTCCACTCATGGGGTCCTTgtttgaagagcagtggcctggtTGTGACTTGGATCATAGtgtaaggtaaccctgagctgagagctcactccttggctctgtctttgcagccggcttcccactctgatacctgggagctctgctacTCAGACAGCCCTGGTCTTTTTGTtaccctgcaggtcctgagaccacactgtctccacAAGGGCTTCACATCCTGCatagcctctggagtgacgtccCGCAGTGGAGCAGAcctctaaaagttccaattttgtgctccgctgctctctcacttccctggagctggcccctcccctgaggtctatctttctgtcactttggattcacttctctgtgcGTCCCactttccagaaagtggtcaattttttgttcctagaattgctgctcttcctctcttctcttttctcttcagtttgtAGCTGTTCAAAATGTTTTGGTAACTATCTAGATGTGCTCCTGGGACATGATGATATTTGGGCCTCCTACTGTCTTCCATCTTGctcctttctctattttatttatttttattaaaaaaaagttttatgtatttatttgtgtgtgtgagagagagtcaCATTTGTGagtgaatgggggtgggggaataggggcagatggagagggagaactAGACTCCCCactggcttgatctcaggatctggagatcaagacttaagcagaaggcagatgcttaacagactgaaccacctaggtgccccttataCCTGTTACTtttgaagcaaatgaaaataaggCTGCCCTGTCCCTTAGGTGAAGAGCATGTTCTAGGAAACAAAGTTTAGTAACTTCATATCTAGGGACTAAATGACTAAAGTCCCATACACTGCTATTTCCAAATCCCATACACTGCTGTTCTAGAGTCACATGCGATAACATTGATACAGcctgtaataaaaataactataaatactTGATTCGTGTGCATTTCCCACAGAGACGTAGGTCACATGGACTtgtgtggaggagggagaagggttTAGTTGGTTTAGGTGAAATTCAACAGTGTCAGGTTCACCTGGACTCAGGTGATAGAGCTTGCATTCTGTCCACTCAATACCTGGCACTTAGCAGGTGCTTAGTTAGCATTTGCTGGTTGGTTGATGGAAAAAATTTGTCCTTTTCAGTCCTACTGAACAGAGGAGCTCTTTTTAAATCAAAGGCTGATTTAGCCCAAGGTGACCAACAGGGAATCTCAGCCTAGAGGTTGGCAGTGACAAGAGGGACAGGTTGAGAGGGACTTAAGCTACTGAGTGACCCGGCAGCTAGTGGACCCTGACACATGGAAGGGGTTGAGCTGGCCTGGCCAGGTGACAGATGGGACCAAGACTTCTGTAGAGCCACCTGACCAGCCCTGTTCTCCATGGATGCTGTCTGGTGCTCTCAGGCCTTGTGACTGTGATACCCCTCTTGTAGGGCTACATCCTTGAGCTGTTGTCCTAGCCTGGGCCAGCTTGGTGTCCTAGCCTGGGCCAGCTTGGTGTCCAAGGCCCACAgtgtttccttcctcccttccagagaacacagaggaaggatGTAAGAAGTTCACCCTGAGCCCCAGGCATAGAGAGGTTCATGGTTTCTCCTGGTGGTACTCAGCTTTGGCGCTGGCAGAAGGGCAGGGTCTGAGAGACAGGTGCAGGTAAGCAGAAGCTGGAAAGAACTTTgcatggggttgggggaaaggggtggaggataaagaagagaaagcagaaaatagcAGAATTGTGTAATTGGCCTTGTAAGAACAGATTTGATGCTAGGGAATGAAGGTCAATGAATAAACAAGAAACCAGCCCTTCACATTCAGTTAAGAGACCTTTATTTGATGGCTGACATTCAGGTAAGACACATTTATTCCATTGCTGTTGCCTTCCCTGCCACCCTCTTGAGTGTGATTCTGGATCAGCTCTAGAGCAAATGGTCTGGCTCCTGTAAGTAGGGGCTTCTCATGGTTTTCTTTATCCAAGGCAGGAAAGGTGAGATTTTGGTGTAGACCCGGGGAGGTGTCCCATCATTTTGTCCATAGGACACAATGCCCTGGGCCACATTGTTACACACGAGAGGGCCTCCAGAGTCCCCCTGTGGACAGAGATAGGGAAGGAGTGAATCAGTTCTCCTGCTGCCCCCAttctccccagcccctctgaGAAGACTGCCTTGTGTGAACCCCATAGGAGATGGGAGGACAGGACAGGGCCGGACCTTGTCAGTGCTTCACTTCACCCCAGGTGGcagctccctctccttccctgggtCCCAGGTCCTGTGCTGAAAGACTGCAGGCTGCACTCTCCTCTTTAGGTACCCAGAAGCCGGTGGGCAGGGCTGACACTCAGCATAGAGGCCAAGCCTGGTAACCCAGGTGGGGACCAGCTCTGAGGTGCCACCTGGTTTTCACTCCTGCATGCCCAAGGAGCAGAGGTTTCTAGCATTGGTGGCCCGACATGGGGCAGAGTGCGGCAAATTCAACCTGTAGGAGCACCTCATTTGAATACATCCTATACCCTCAGCAGACTCGCAGAGGGTCTGGGTTCCCCCTATCTCTAGCTGTTCCCCCTTCTTTCCTCACGAGAAAGATCACTGCTTGGGTCTCCAGATCCCAGGTCTTCCCCAAACACCCCTGCCCCTAGACCCATGCTAAGCAGACACCCAATCTCACCTGAAAGGAAGACTTCTTTTCATCTGGGTTCCCCACGCACAGCTCAATGGTGCGGTCATAATGCTTGGGATAGCGGGATTTGCACTTGCCATCGTCCTGCACTTCCAGCCTCACCTCCTGCAGAGTGTCTGGGTACATGCCTATCTTGGCCATCTTCCCCCAGCCGGCCACAGTGCACACCTGTCTTGGCCTCACCCGGTTCTTGTCCCTGGGCAGGCGGAGGGGCTTCACAGCTACAGTCTGCTTGGCCTCTCTCTCCAGCTGTTGGGAAGAGGCAAGAGAGTCCAGCTCAGCTAGTGGCCTTGGGGCCTGGATGCCCCGATGAGGCTGTACTGTCTTCTCTCTGCCCTGAGCTAGGGACACTGGCCAGGAAGCCaggatggaaggagggaggggacaggtcCCAGTGGGAGGAAGAACCAGTGTGGACCCAGGAAAACAAGGGCAGCAAAGAGGTTTCCTTACCAGCAGTAACATGATGTCGTTGGAGTAGTTCTTGGGATCATAGTCTGGGTGAGGGATGGCTGTTTTCACGGGGATGACCTGCTGGGTCGTTTCTGGTTTCATGATGTTGTGGGCCCCCAGGGTGACCTGGATGGAGCTACACAGAGGGCAGAGTGGGGTGTGGGAGTGTGGAATCACAGGATATAGCCCAGGGGCTGTGAAGGGCAGGTGGCAGTTGGGGTGGGCAGCGCTGGAGGTGATGGGGTAACAGAGGAAACAGGAGATT
This Mustela nigripes isolate SB6536 chromosome 13, MUSNIG.SB6536, whole genome shotgun sequence DNA region includes the following protein-coding sequences:
- the LOC131998761 gene encoding granzyme B-like; the protein is MQPLLLLFLLAFRLPSGAQAGEIIGGHEAKPHSRPYMAYLRIKNQNKGRKCGGFLVHKKFVLTAAHCYGSSIQVTLGAHNIMKPETTQQVIPVKTAIPHPDYDPKNYSNDIMLLLLEREAKQTVAVKPLRLPRDKNRVRPRQVCTVAGWGKMAKIGMYPDTLQEVRLEVQDDGKCKSRYPKHYDRTIELCVGNPDEKKSSFQGDSGGPLVCNNVAQGIVSYGQNDGTPPRVYTKISPFLPWIKKTMRSPYLQEPDHLL